A region from the Mesorhizobium sp. J8 genome encodes:
- a CDS encoding aspartate kinase → MARIVMKFGGTSVADIARIRNVARHVKREVDAGHDVAVVVSAMAGKTNELVAWTREASPMHDAREYDAVVASGEQVTAGLLAITLQNMGVHARSWQGWQIPIKTDNAHGAARILDIDGAFLIKRFGEGQVAVIAGFQGIGPDNRISTLGRGGSDTSAVAIAAAVKADRCDIYTDVDGVYTTDPRIEPKARRLAKISFEEMLEMASLGAKVLQVRSVELAMVHRVRTFVRSSFDDPDAPGMGDLLNPPGTLICDEEEIVEQQVVTGIAYAKDEAQISLRRVGDRPGVAAGIFGPLAEANINVDMIVQNISEDGKFTDMTFTVPSGDVDKALAVLEKLKPEVGYDVVQSEAGMSKVSVIGIGMRSHAGVAATAFKALADKAINIRAITTSEIKISILIDGPYTELAVRTLHSVYGLDKQ, encoded by the coding sequence ATGGCGCGTATCGTGATGAAATTCGGCGGAACCTCGGTCGCCGACATCGCCCGCATCCGCAATGTGGCGCGCCATGTGAAACGCGAGGTCGATGCCGGTCACGATGTCGCCGTGGTGGTATCGGCCATGGCCGGCAAGACCAACGAGCTGGTCGCCTGGACGCGCGAAGCCTCGCCCATGCACGATGCGCGCGAATACGACGCCGTCGTCGCTTCAGGCGAGCAGGTCACGGCCGGTCTCCTGGCGATCACGCTGCAGAATATGGGCGTTCATGCACGATCCTGGCAGGGCTGGCAGATCCCCATCAAGACCGACAACGCGCATGGCGCGGCGCGCATCCTCGATATCGACGGCGCTTTCCTGATCAAGCGTTTCGGCGAGGGCCAGGTGGCGGTCATCGCCGGCTTCCAGGGCATCGGACCGGACAACCGCATCTCGACGCTCGGCCGCGGCGGCTCCGACACAAGCGCCGTGGCGATCGCCGCTGCGGTCAAGGCCGACCGCTGCGACATCTACACCGATGTCGACGGCGTCTACACGACCGATCCCCGCATCGAGCCGAAAGCCCGGCGTCTCGCCAAGATTTCCTTCGAGGAAATGCTCGAAATGGCCTCGCTCGGCGCCAAGGTGCTGCAGGTGCGCTCGGTCGAGCTTGCTATGGTACACAGGGTGCGTACCTTCGTGCGGTCGTCCTTCGACGATCCCGATGCGCCCGGAATGGGGGATTTGCTCAATCCGCCCGGAACGCTTATTTGCGACGAGGAAGAGATCGTGGAACAGCAGGTCGTCACCGGAATTGCCTACGCCAAGGACGAAGCGCAGATTTCGCTGCGCCGCGTCGGCGACCGCCCAGGCGTCGCCGCCGGCATCTTCGGTCCGTTGGCCGAGGCCAACATCAATGTCGACATGATCGTCCAGAACATCTCCGAGGACGGCAAGTTCACCGACATGACCTTCACCGTGCCGTCCGGCGACGTCGACAAGGCGCTTGCGGTGCTGGAGAAGCTGAAGCCGGAAGTCGGCTATGACGTCGTCCAGTCGGAAGCGGGCATGTCGAAGGTCTCGGTCATCGGCATCGGCATGAGGAGCCACGCCGGCGTCGCCGCCACCGCCTTCAAGGCGCTGGCCGACAAGGCGATCAACATCCGCGCCATCACCACGTCCGAGATCAAAATCTCGATACTGATCGACGGTCCCTATACGGAACTGGCGGTTCGCACTTTGCATTCCGTCTACGGTCTGGATAAGCAATAG
- a CDS encoding antibiotic biosynthesis monooxygenase family protein, with protein MTETLEIVTFRLKAGTEAGFVANNKIMTDWLARQPGFLSRHLGRREDGNWVDVVRWQSLEQAQAAAGRIMAEIGDSDALQAIEPASVAMSHAEVALSMP; from the coding sequence ATGACCGAAACCCTGGAAATCGTCACCTTCCGCCTCAAGGCCGGCACCGAAGCCGGCTTTGTCGCCAACAACAAGATCATGACCGACTGGCTCGCCCGGCAGCCGGGCTTCCTCAGCCGGCATCTCGGCCGGCGCGAGGATGGAAACTGGGTAGACGTGGTGCGCTGGCAGAGCCTGGAGCAGGCCCAGGCGGCGGCCGGCCGCATCATGGCCGAGATCGGCGACAGCGACGCGCTGCAGGCAATCGAGCCGGCCAGCGTCGCCATGAGCCATGCCGAGGTTGCGCTCTCTATGCCTTAA
- a CDS encoding putative glycolipid-binding domain-containing protein has translation MQSHSSILWRRLDLEGHDACLLCATESGWRLKGHALFAHDGKPCSLAYAVDCDAGWSTRSARVDGFVGAQELRYEIERLADGRWALNGLGQAEAAGLVDVDLGFTPATNLLAIRRFALAVGAATPAPAAYLAFPELRLERLDQTYSRLDDGRYAYAAPKFGYDQVLDVSPSGFVVNYPGLWKAIVLN, from the coding sequence ATGCAATCCCATTCGTCGATCCTCTGGCGCCGTCTCGACCTTGAAGGCCACGATGCCTGCCTGCTTTGCGCGACCGAGAGCGGGTGGCGTCTCAAGGGTCATGCACTCTTTGCCCATGACGGCAAACCCTGCAGCCTTGCCTATGCGGTGGATTGCGATGCCGGGTGGAGCACGCGCTCGGCGCGAGTCGACGGCTTTGTCGGCGCGCAGGAGCTGCGTTACGAGATCGAGCGGCTCGCCGACGGCCGATGGGCGCTGAACGGCCTGGGCCAGGCCGAGGCTGCGGGTCTCGTCGATGTCGACCTCGGCTTCACGCCGGCGACGAACCTGCTGGCGATCCGCCGCTTCGCTCTCGCCGTCGGTGCCGCGACGCCTGCCCCGGCGGCTTATCTGGCTTTTCCGGAGTTGCGGCTTGAACGTCTGGACCAGACCTATAGTCGCCTCGACGATGGCCGCTACGCCTATGCCGCGCCGAAATTCGGATACGACCAGGTGCTGGACGTCTCGCCGTCAGGCTTCGTCGTCAACTATCCGGGTCTTTGGAAAGCCATTGTGCTGAATTGA
- the ubiG gene encoding bifunctional 2-polyprenyl-6-hydroxyphenol methylase/3-demethylubiquinol 3-O-methyltransferase UbiG, with amino-acid sequence MPEPRRSTIDAGEVERFSALAAEWWNPNGKFRPLHKFNPVRLAYIRDQVAARFGRDPRAARPFEGLRFLDIGCGGGLLCEPMARLGADVVGADASATNIEVAKLHAAEAGVSVDYRATTAEALADAGETFDVILNMEVVEHVADVDLFVAKCGQMVRPGGIMFVATINRTLKALGLAIIGAEYVLRWLPRGTHQFGKLVRPDELEKALGVAGLTVIDRTGVIYHPLADRWQKSRDMDVNYMVLAEKASV; translated from the coding sequence ATGCCAGAACCCCGCCGATCGACCATCGATGCCGGAGAAGTCGAGCGCTTCTCCGCCCTTGCCGCCGAGTGGTGGAACCCGAACGGCAAGTTCCGTCCGCTGCACAAGTTCAACCCGGTGCGGCTTGCCTATATTCGCGACCAGGTAGCAGCGCGTTTCGGCCGCGATCCGCGCGCGGCCCGGCCTTTCGAGGGCCTGCGCTTCCTGGATATCGGTTGCGGCGGCGGCTTGCTGTGCGAACCGATGGCCAGGCTTGGCGCCGATGTCGTCGGCGCCGACGCTTCCGCAACCAATATCGAGGTGGCCAAGCTGCACGCGGCGGAGGCCGGCGTCAGCGTCGACTATCGCGCCACAACGGCCGAGGCACTGGCCGACGCCGGCGAGACCTTCGACGTCATCCTCAACATGGAAGTGGTCGAGCATGTCGCCGATGTCGACCTGTTCGTCGCCAAATGCGGCCAGATGGTGCGCCCCGGCGGCATCATGTTCGTCGCCACCATCAACCGCACGCTGAAAGCGCTCGGCCTCGCCATTATCGGCGCCGAATATGTTCTGCGCTGGCTGCCGCGCGGCACGCATCAATTCGGCAAGCTGGTGCGGCCGGACGAACTGGAAAAGGCGCTGGGCGTCGCGGGCCTCACGGTGATCGACCGCACCGGCGTCATCTATCATCCGCTGGCCGACCGCTGGCAAAAGTCGAGGGACATGGACGTCAACTACATGGTGCTGGCCGAGAAAGCCTCGGTCTGA
- a CDS encoding LLM class flavin-dependent oxidoreductase codes for MSMLDKSAPGTQPFFLGTFASNCSGGMTVTKVAERWHNSWDNNLKLARLLDEAGIDFMLPIARWIGYGGETNFHGNVLETITWAAGLLALTRNLTVFATTHTAANHPVVVAKQLATIDQISRGRIGLNIVAGWNKPEYEALGLTLPDDHTTRYGYAQEWFDIVRALWSRTEAFDWDGAWFKLKNVHGDPRPSSPLPILNAAGSEEGRKFAVRNADFLFTPAIDLSRSKDEIAALKEQGKAAGRDVDVLTFAHVVCRPTEKEAKDYLEHFGRANADWAAVDNLVRLQFAHAQSFPHDLLAPIRDRMAAGHGGFPLTGTPEQVADGITALHQAGFRGSTLSFVDYVEEFPYFRDTVLPILEQRGIRVAPAAMQSAA; via the coding sequence ATGAGCATGCTCGACAAGTCCGCGCCCGGCACGCAGCCTTTCTTTCTTGGCACCTTCGCGTCCAACTGTTCCGGCGGCATGACCGTCACCAAGGTCGCCGAACGCTGGCACAATTCTTGGGACAACAATCTCAAGCTCGCCCGGCTGCTCGACGAAGCCGGCATCGATTTCATGCTGCCGATCGCCCGCTGGATCGGTTACGGCGGCGAAACCAACTTCCATGGCAATGTGCTTGAGACGATCACCTGGGCGGCGGGCCTGTTGGCGCTCACCCGCAACCTCACCGTCTTTGCCACGACCCACACGGCGGCCAACCATCCGGTGGTCGTGGCCAAGCAACTGGCGACCATCGACCAGATCAGCCGCGGTCGCATCGGCCTCAACATCGTCGCCGGCTGGAACAAGCCGGAGTACGAGGCGCTTGGGCTGACGCTGCCGGACGACCACACCACGCGCTACGGCTACGCGCAGGAATGGTTCGACATCGTGCGCGCCCTGTGGAGCCGCACGGAAGCCTTCGACTGGGACGGCGCCTGGTTCAAGTTGAAGAATGTGCATGGCGATCCGCGTCCATCATCGCCGCTGCCGATCCTCAACGCGGCCGGCTCGGAAGAGGGCCGCAAATTTGCCGTCCGCAACGCCGATTTCCTGTTCACGCCTGCGATCGATCTCTCGCGCTCGAAGGACGAGATCGCGGCGCTGAAGGAACAGGGCAAAGCGGCGGGCCGGGACGTCGATGTGCTGACCTTCGCCCATGTCGTGTGCCGCCCCACGGAAAAGGAGGCAAAAGACTATCTCGAGCATTTCGGACGCGCCAATGCCGATTGGGCAGCCGTCGACAATCTCGTGCGGCTGCAGTTCGCCCATGCGCAATCCTTCCCGCACGATCTTCTGGCGCCTATTCGCGACCGCATGGCGGCGGGCCATGGCGGTTTTCCGCTGACCGGCACGCCCGAGCAGGTGGCCGACGGCATTACCGCCCTGCACCAAGCCGGCTTCCGCGGCTCGACCTTGTCCTTCGTCGATTATGTCGAGGAATTCCCCTATTTCCGCGATACTGTCCTGCCTATTCTTGAACAGAGGGGCATCCGCGTCGCGCCGGCCGCGATGCAGTCGGCGGCTTAG
- a CDS encoding winged helix DNA-binding protein gives MNDRRKSLETQEELLDRGWHLARTPLEIDVTEVEYALMRSYEAFGHWQAECLATVIEFSASGPENALLHIIRMNDRPKSVRDLAQMTNRDDIPNIQYSLRKLLKGGLITRTGSGRAGVTYEVTALGYRVTERYADIRSVLLIEAVKRIPEMADKLEDVARTLELMTGIYEQAARAAATHRRRHPQPEPADGKED, from the coding sequence ATGAACGATCGGCGCAAATCTTTGGAAACACAGGAAGAACTGCTCGACCGCGGTTGGCATCTGGCGCGCACGCCGCTGGAGATCGACGTCACCGAGGTCGAATACGCGCTGATGCGCTCATATGAGGCGTTCGGCCACTGGCAGGCGGAGTGCCTCGCCACGGTGATCGAATTTTCCGCCAGCGGGCCGGAAAACGCGCTGCTCCACATCATCAGGATGAACGACCGGCCGAAAAGCGTCCGCGATCTTGCCCAGATGACCAATCGCGACGACATTCCCAACATCCAGTACAGCCTGCGCAAGCTGCTGAAGGGCGGGTTGATCACGCGCACCGGCAGCGGCCGGGCCGGCGTGACCTATGAGGTGACGGCGCTCGGCTATCGGGTGACGGAACGTTACGCCGACATCCGTTCCGTCCTGCTCATCGAAGCGGTGAAGCGCATTCCCGAAATGGCCGACAAGCTTGAGGACGTGGCGCGCACGCTGGAGCTGATGACGGGCATCTACGAGCAGGCGGCGCGCGCCGCGGCCACCCATCGCCGCCGGCATCCGCAGCCGGAACCCGCCGACGGCAAGGAGGATTAG
- a CDS encoding DMT family transporter → MKFLWDSAIGLLVVTGGLLGMTLPFGKLATAAGVPAMVWAFVISLGAGGVLLLALLLRGERIRLTPHKLRYFFVTAAISYAIPNLLMFSAIPHLGAGYTGIMFTLSPVITLVFSILLGVRRPNLLGVIGIAVGFVGAVMVALTRGEAGQPADYFWVAIGLLIPVSLAAGNIYRTVEWPEGTGPIELAVGSHLASATLLVIGILALLGGHAFVPLGDVSLVVFGQVASASAMFAFFFRLQAVGGPVYLSQIGYVAAAVGLFAGTIFLGEHYQLLTWAGAAIITLGVFITTKAQNQAGAPAAVRIEPASSRS, encoded by the coding sequence ATGAAATTTCTCTGGGATTCGGCGATTGGCCTTCTGGTCGTGACTGGGGGCCTGCTCGGCATGACGCTGCCGTTCGGCAAGCTCGCGACCGCGGCCGGAGTGCCGGCGATGGTCTGGGCCTTCGTCATTTCTTTGGGCGCCGGCGGCGTGCTGTTGCTTGCGCTCCTGCTGCGCGGCGAACGCATCCGGCTGACGCCGCACAAGCTGCGCTATTTCTTCGTCACCGCCGCGATTTCCTATGCGATCCCCAATCTTTTAATGTTCTCGGCCATCCCGCATCTTGGCGCCGGCTACACCGGCATCATGTTCACGCTGTCGCCGGTCATCACGCTGGTGTTCTCGATCCTGCTCGGCGTCAGGCGCCCCAATCTGCTTGGCGTCATCGGCATCGCAGTCGGCTTCGTCGGGGCGGTGATGGTCGCGCTCACCCGCGGCGAGGCCGGCCAGCCGGCGGATTATTTCTGGGTGGCGATCGGCCTGCTCATCCCGGTCAGCCTTGCTGCCGGCAACATCTACCGCACCGTCGAGTGGCCGGAAGGCACCGGGCCCATCGAACTGGCCGTCGGCAGCCATCTGGCCTCGGCCACGCTCCTGGTCATAGGCATTCTGGCGCTTCTGGGCGGGCACGCCTTCGTCCCGCTCGGCGACGTATCGCTGGTGGTGTTCGGCCAGGTGGCGTCGGCCTCGGCGATGTTCGCCTTCTTCTTCCGCCTGCAGGCGGTCGGCGGCCCGGTCTATCTCAGCCAGATCGGCTATGTCGCGGCGGCCGTCGGCCTGTTCGCCGGGACCATCTTCCTCGGCGAGCACTACCAGTTGCTGACTTGGGCCGGCGCCGCCATCATCACCTTGGGCGTCTTCATCACGACCAAGGCGCAAAACCAAGCCGGCGCGCCGGCGGCGGTTCGGATCGAGCCTGCTTCGTCGCGGAGCTAA
- a CDS encoding MarR family winged helix-turn-helix transcriptional regulator — translation MDRASRAMEQWRRERPDLDVSPMGVIGRLNEASALIARDRLAPVFARFGLQSGEFDVLATLRRSGSPYALTPTELYETTMVTSGAMTARLDRLEKGGLIQRMPHPTDRRGVIVQLTAKGRELTDEALAAHVANEHEILAGLSREDQETLAKLLEKLIESLS, via the coding sequence ATGGATCGAGCAAGCAGGGCCATGGAGCAATGGCGACGGGAGCGGCCGGATCTCGATGTGTCGCCGATGGGCGTCATCGGGCGCCTGAACGAGGCGTCGGCGCTGATCGCGCGCGACCGGCTCGCGCCGGTCTTCGCCCGCTTCGGGCTGCAGTCCGGTGAATTCGATGTCTTGGCAACGTTGCGCCGGTCGGGCTCGCCCTACGCGCTGACACCGACCGAGCTTTACGAGACAACGATGGTGACGTCCGGCGCCATGACCGCCCGCCTTGACCGGCTGGAAAAGGGCGGGCTGATCCAGCGCATGCCGCATCCCACCGATCGGCGCGGTGTGATTGTGCAACTCACCGCGAAAGGCCGCGAGCTCACCGACGAGGCCCTTGCCGCCCACGTCGCCAACGAGCATGAAATCCTCGCCGGCCTGTCGCGCGAGGACCAGGAAACGCTTGCAAAACTGCTGGAAAAACTGATCGAAAGCCTAAGCTAG
- a CDS encoding DUF1178 family protein, which produces MIRFSLICEHEHEFEAWFRSNDDFDTQKKRGFVDCPTCGSHKVEKALMAPAVSTSRKQEKVALAMGEAQRQALAQLKALAEKVRENADYVGDKFAEEARKIHFGETDPRGIYGEATPEEARSLAEDGIEFMPIPSFPDDRN; this is translated from the coding sequence TTGATCCGTTTTTCCCTGATCTGCGAGCACGAGCACGAATTCGAAGCCTGGTTTCGCAGCAATGACGATTTCGACACCCAGAAGAAGCGCGGCTTCGTCGATTGCCCCACCTGCGGCTCGCACAAGGTCGAGAAGGCGCTGATGGCGCCGGCCGTCTCGACCTCCCGCAAGCAGGAGAAGGTCGCACTCGCCATGGGCGAGGCGCAGAGGCAGGCGCTGGCGCAGCTCAAGGCGCTGGCCGAAAAGGTGCGCGAGAATGCCGACTATGTCGGCGACAAGTTCGCCGAGGAAGCGCGCAAGATCCATTTCGGCGAGACCGATCCGCGCGGCATCTATGGCGAAGCGACACCGGAAGAGGCGCGGAGCCTTGCCGAGGACGGCATCGAATTCATGCCGATTCCGAGCTTTCCGGATGATCGGAACTGA
- a CDS encoding carbon-nitrogen hydrolase family protein codes for MGVFKGAAVQMRSGTSPERNAADMERLVRDAARQGATYVQTPEMTGALIRDKQAGAAAFTTEDKDIIVATARRLAKELGIYLHIGSTAILRADGKLANRAFLFSPDGSLIAGYDKIHMFDVDLDNGESWRESASYEPGTEAVVTDIDGTRLGFAVCYDLRFPQLFRAEAMAGAEVLTVPAAFTRQTGEAHWHVLLRARAIENGAYVIAAAQGGLHEDGRETYGHSVIVDPWGRIVAEAAHDEPGVIVAEIDPAQSPAARRKIPNLRNARDFTVNAGTSEAPRFRGAAS; via the coding sequence ATGGGCGTTTTCAAGGGGGCGGCGGTGCAGATGCGTTCAGGGACCAGTCCGGAGCGCAATGCGGCCGACATGGAAAGGCTGGTCCGCGATGCCGCGCGTCAGGGCGCCACCTATGTGCAGACGCCGGAAATGACCGGCGCGCTGATCCGCGACAAGCAGGCGGGGGCAGCCGCCTTCACCACCGAGGACAAGGACATTATCGTCGCAACCGCGCGCAGGCTGGCCAAGGAGCTCGGCATCTACCTGCATATCGGCTCGACCGCGATCCTGCGCGCCGACGGCAAGCTCGCCAACCGCGCGTTCCTGTTTTCGCCCGACGGCAGCCTGATCGCCGGCTACGACAAGATTCATATGTTCGATGTCGATCTCGACAATGGCGAGAGCTGGCGTGAATCCGCATCCTACGAGCCGGGAACGGAAGCGGTCGTGACCGACATCGACGGAACGAGGCTGGGCTTTGCCGTCTGCTACGACCTGCGCTTCCCGCAGCTGTTCCGCGCCGAGGCGATGGCCGGGGCCGAGGTGCTGACCGTGCCCGCCGCTTTCACACGCCAGACCGGCGAGGCGCATTGGCATGTGCTGCTGCGCGCCCGCGCCATCGAGAACGGCGCCTATGTCATCGCCGCCGCGCAAGGTGGCTTGCATGAGGATGGGCGCGAGACCTATGGCCATTCGGTGATCGTCGACCCGTGGGGGCGCATCGTCGCCGAGGCCGCCCATGACGAACCCGGCGTGATCGTCGCCGAGATCGATCCGGCCCAGTCGCCGGCCGCGCGCCGCAAGATCCCCAATCTCAGGAATGCGCGGGATTTCACCGTCAATGCCGGGACAAGCGAGGCGCCGCGTTTCAGGGGGGCTGCCTCTTGA
- the grxC gene encoding glutaredoxin 3, with product MVDVTIYTRMMCGYCTAAKRLLERKGVAYTEHDASFSPELRQEMISRAHGRTTFPQIFIGDKHVGGCDDLHELESQGRLDALLADGGRA from the coding sequence ATGGTTGATGTGACGATCTATACGCGGATGATGTGCGGTTATTGCACAGCCGCCAAGCGGTTGCTCGAGCGCAAGGGCGTGGCCTATACCGAGCATGACGCTTCATTCTCGCCGGAATTGCGTCAGGAGATGATTTCACGGGCGCACGGGCGTACCACTTTTCCGCAGATTTTCATTGGCGATAAGCATGTCGGCGGCTGCGATGACCTCCATGAGCTGGAGTCCCAAGGACGGCTCGACGCGCTGCTTGCAGACGGAGGGAGGGCTTGA
- a CDS encoding ComF family protein, whose amino-acid sequence MADPVHKIKTIAVQDMTRQALAWPARLLFPPVCAGCRRHVSQPGVLCGACWPKLRLLEKPWCPVMGTPFTHDMGEGFLSAEAIADPPPFEQARAAVIYSGVARQMVQGLKYQDRTDLAPWMAKWMMRAGAELIAEADVVVPVPLHWRRFFRRQFNQSAELGRAVAKLGGLPFSPSAVRRVKLTRQQVGLERHERKENVRAAFRVPPEAEIAIAGRRVLVVDDVYTTGATVRAVAKALKRGGAGAVDVLTFARVLPGDFRADESATI is encoded by the coding sequence GTGGCCGATCCGGTGCACAAGATCAAGACCATAGCGGTCCAGGATATGACGCGGCAGGCACTTGCCTGGCCGGCGCGCCTGTTGTTCCCGCCGGTTTGCGCAGGCTGCCGTCGCCATGTGTCGCAGCCTGGCGTCTTGTGCGGCGCCTGCTGGCCGAAGCTGAGGCTGCTGGAAAAACCCTGGTGCCCGGTGATGGGCACGCCCTTCACCCACGATATGGGCGAGGGGTTTCTGTCGGCGGAAGCGATCGCCGATCCGCCGCCCTTCGAGCAGGCGCGGGCCGCCGTCATCTATTCGGGTGTCGCGCGGCAGATGGTGCAAGGGTTGAAATATCAGGATCGAACCGACCTCGCGCCCTGGATGGCGAAGTGGATGATGCGTGCCGGCGCGGAACTGATCGCGGAGGCCGACGTGGTCGTGCCGGTGCCGTTGCATTGGCGGCGCTTCTTCCGGCGCCAGTTCAACCAGTCGGCGGAGCTCGGACGGGCCGTTGCGAAGCTCGGCGGGCTGCCCTTTTCACCATCCGCGGTCAGGCGCGTGAAGCTGACGCGCCAGCAGGTCGGACTCGAAAGGCACGAGCGCAAGGAGAATGTGCGCGCTGCTTTCCGTGTGCCGCCGGAGGCCGAAATCGCGATAGCGGGGCGCCGGGTCCTGGTCGTCGACGATGTCTACACCACTGGCGCGACGGTGCGCGCGGTCGCCAAGGCGCTGAAAAGGGGCGGCGCCGGGGCGGTGGACGTGCTGACCTTCGCACGCGTTCTGCCGGGGGACTTTCGGGCCGACGAGTCTGCAACTATATAG
- a CDS encoding methyltransferase domain-containing protein: protein MQPLIDTELWLARKRRALARPVGGADFLVRRAAEDLADRLGAVERRFGKAAALFCQTSAAAQVLADSGKAGEILRVEMDEAFLAGNPGLVAPPETVPFEEGSLDLVVSLLSLHAMNDIPGVLAQIRRALRPDGLFLGALAGAGTLAELRESMLAAETELYGGASPRILPFTDVRDAGALLQRAGLALPVADVETVTVRYDTLFDLAADLRAMGETSPLIDRSRRPADRRLFARAAEIYAERFSDPDGRIRASFSIVWMSGWAPDASQQKPLKPGSAKVSLKAILETPPKT from the coding sequence TTGCAGCCCTTGATCGACACCGAGCTCTGGCTCGCGCGCAAGCGCAGGGCTCTCGCCCGCCCCGTCGGAGGCGCCGATTTCCTGGTGCGGCGCGCGGCGGAGGATCTTGCCGACCGGCTGGGCGCCGTTGAACGCCGCTTCGGCAAGGCGGCGGCCTTGTTCTGTCAGACCTCGGCGGCGGCACAGGTGCTTGCCGATAGCGGCAAAGCCGGTGAGATCCTGCGCGTCGAGATGGACGAAGCGTTTCTGGCTGGCAATCCCGGCCTGGTGGCGCCGCCGGAAACCGTGCCGTTCGAGGAGGGCAGCCTCGATCTTGTCGTTTCGCTGCTGTCGCTGCACGCGATGAACGACATTCCCGGCGTGCTCGCGCAAATCCGCCGGGCGCTGAGGCCGGACGGGCTGTTCCTCGGCGCCCTCGCCGGCGCCGGCACCTTGGCGGAATTGCGCGAGAGCATGCTTGCGGCGGAGACGGAGCTTTACGGCGGCGCGAGCCCGCGCATCCTTCCCTTCACCGACGTGCGCGACGCAGGCGCGCTGTTGCAGCGCGCCGGCCTGGCCTTGCCTGTCGCCGATGTCGAGACGGTGACGGTGCGCTACGACACGCTGTTCGATCTCGCCGCCGATCTGCGCGCCATGGGCGAGACCAGCCCGCTCATCGACCGCAGCCGCCGGCCTGCCGACAGGCGCCTGTTTGCCCGCGCCGCCGAAATCTATGCCGAGCGGTTCTCGGATCCGGATGGCCGTATCCGAGCAAGCTTCTCGATCGTTTGGATGTCCGGCTGGGCGCCGGACGCCTCTCAGCAGAAGCCGCTTAAGCCCGGATCAGCCAAGGTCTCGCTGAAGGCGATCCTGGAGACCCCGCCGAAGACCTGA
- a CDS encoding Flp family type IVb pilin, which translates to MTMKNLLQKFIEDETGATAIEYGLIVVVLSLAIIAGVKQAADGLVWLFTDNNSKLANAFAH; encoded by the coding sequence ATGACTATGAAAAACCTGCTGCAGAAATTCATTGAAGACGAAACGGGTGCCACGGCCATCGAATATGGCCTGATCGTCGTGGTGTTGTCGCTTGCCATCATCGCCGGGGTCAAACAGGCGGCCGACGGGCTCGTGTGGCTGTTCACCGACAACAACAGCAAGCTCGCCAACGCCTTCGCTCACTAG
- the mutT gene encoding 8-oxo-dGTP diphosphatase MutT, with product MSETKPTGKRLLLVAACALVDADRRVLLAQRPEGKQLAGLWEFPGGKVEPGETPEECLVRELHEELGIEMQIPCLAPLTFASHSYDDFHLLMPLYVCRRFSGIPQPREGQGLKWVRPRQMRDYPMPPADAPLIQFLIDLL from the coding sequence ATGAGCGAGACCAAACCAACAGGAAAGCGCCTGCTCCTGGTCGCTGCCTGCGCGCTGGTCGACGCCGACCGGCGCGTTCTCCTGGCGCAGCGCCCCGAGGGCAAGCAGCTTGCCGGGCTGTGGGAATTTCCAGGCGGCAAGGTCGAGCCCGGTGAGACGCCGGAGGAGTGCCTGGTCCGCGAACTGCACGAGGAACTCGGCATCGAAATGCAAATTCCGTGCCTAGCGCCGCTCACCTTCGCCAGCCACTCCTATGACGATTTCCATCTCTTGATGCCGCTCTATGTCTGCCGCCGTTTCAGCGGCATCCCGCAGCCCAGGGAAGGGCAGGGGCTCAAATGGGTCAGGCCGCGGCAGATGCGCGACTATCCGATGCCGCCGGCCGACGCACCGCTGATCCAGTTCCTCATCGATCTTTTGTGA